From Saccharomyces kudriavzevii IFO 1802 strain IFO1802 genome assembly, chromosome: 11:
aattgaaaagctGAAGCGATACTAAGGGATTTAGAGAACACACTTTGCTGCGTTGAGCACTATTTTACACGGGTCAGGTAGAATAGCAAGGCTGGATTCTATTCAAGGGACAAGATTTTTCTGTATTAGGCTGGTGGATCCTATATAGCTTCTTATAAAAGCAATAGCGAATAAAGCAAAGGGAAATTATAGGAATAAATCCGGTAGGAAAACGCCCAAGTTAATGTATAACTCAATTTACGGTTCTCCCTTTCCCAAGATAAATCCGAAAGTTCGCTACAAGACGGCTTTAGAAAGAGCAGGCTTTGAGACAAAGCCACGCAATCCGTTCAACAGCCAGAGAAATGCATCCACCGGAAGCCTACAAACCTCAGTGAGGTCGCCCCCGATGCGCCAAAGAAATGTATCAGCAACGCCGTCTGTGCCTAATATAACGTATACTTTATCTTCACAAAATTCTCATCCATCTGCAAAAGGTGGGTCTGGCATTTATCCGCCGCCCGTGCTGGACAATCGTGGGAGACAGAGTGTAACGCCTTCGAAGAATAGCAACATTACGTCTTCCTCGAGGCCCAGCAACATGTCTCATCCTATCTCCCGCACAAGTGAGTGCGCCTCGCAGGAAGACCCCTTCCGTTTCGAGCGCGGGTTAAGTCATCACCAGGAACAGTATGTTCCTCCTCAGCATACTAATGAAACGTCTGTTAACATGGATTCCGAAGTCATAGATAACTCTcctttcaattttgaaaaagaaaatcctgCTAATGCTAGGAGAGAACAGGATTTGAGCCCCATCGAAAAAAGTTTTATGATGCTAACACAAAACGACACTGCAAGTCTTGTGAACCCGATTGGGCAATTTGATGATCGAAGCCCTCATGACCGGGACCAGGAACTCGAAAGGGAGcataaagaagaagaaaaagaagaagaaaaagaagaagcagaagaaaacaGCTCAGTAAAATATGAAGAGATGGTACCAGAAGAGGACGAAAATGATGTGGAAAGTCTAAATTTTGAGCCACATCCTGAATTACACATAAGTTTTGATAAACCTCAGCCGCTTCAAGAAGACTACTCAGAAAAAAGGCAAGAGGATGAGGGAAATAAGGCCTCAAAAGTCCCGAAAATCAACGTTACGAGAGAAAGCGTCACACCGCACTTATCAATCAATACATCATACAACAGTGAATCAACCGGCTCTAAATTATCTCTTGATCACAATACCGCTGGCCTGGAGGCTTCAAAGGAACCTAAATCACCAGGCGTTTCGTCTTCATCCACAAATGTAGAGGATTTGAGTCTTGAAGGTTCAAATGAGAAGCGCCTCTCAACAGCACCATCAGAAAATGTTGAAACTCCATACATGGCAACGAACTTGCAAGTGGAACAATTGATTGCTCAGTTAGATGACGTTTCGCTACTAAGAAATGCCAAGCTCGATCTTACCGGGGACTTGCTGGATGTAGCGGATAGAAAGGCCTCCAGGTTTAAAAAATCAAGTGCATATTTATCTGGATACCCTAATATTAACATACCTTCAGCCCCGAGTCTAACAACCATCTCGCAAAGTGCCGATAAAAACTCGTCCAGACAAAGTCTTTTGGCGGATGACGATGGCGTTGACGACGATGCTCCCTCTACCTCTACCACTAACGGTGGTACACCAATATTTTACAAGTTCAAACTGCCGAATATACAGTCCTCCAATGGGGAAGGGAACAGTTCgcaagaaattttcaaaccGACAATCCCTACAATTGAAGTTCTACAACTGCAGCATAAGCATAGTATAacagatttgaaagaggaaACCGGAGAAGAACTGAATAATTCACGAGCCTCATCGAACATTGGATCCAAAGGACATAGCCCCGATGGGAGTTACCATGAAAGTAACTCGGGCGAGTTCAAATATCCACCGGGGGAGGGACCCTGCAGAGCATGCGGCTTGGAAGTCACAGGGAAACGgatgttttccaaaaaggaaaacgagCTGTCGGGTCAGTGGCATCGTGAATGTTTTAAATGCATTGAATGCGGTATCAAGTTTAATAAACATGTTCCCTGTTATATTCTGCTCGACACGCCATACTGCCAGAAGCATTACCACCAGGAAAATCACAGTATTTGTAAAGTTTGTTCGAATTTCATAGAGGGAGAATGCCTGGAAAATGACAAGGTAGAACGTTTTCACGTGGATTGTTTAAATTGTTTCTTATGCAAGACCGCGATTACGAAtgattattatatatttaaCGGAGAAATTCCATTGTGCGGCAATCATGACATGGATgctcttttgaaagaggGTATCAATGATTCCGCACTAGGCAACGATAAGAACAATACTCTTTCCCGAAGGAGGACAAGATTGATCAACTTCAATTAGCATTTCTACCTCTCTGTTCTTCCTCACACACGCACATGTTTCATAACATTCTTGAtggtgttttttttccaaagaattCAGCCTTGTTCATTTAAACATGTATACCACATAAGAGAAATATGAGTATCTCTACAGTCAACATTGGCTGTCGTTAGTTAATTATAAAGACATTATCCATTCATTTATACAGCGTTCCTTTACCATTAAACAATGGATCTTCTATACTTGTTTTTACGCGTTTTGCGATTATATGACgaatttctatttttgGACAATCTCGTACCGGTGCGTTAAAAGCTAAAAGCTGAAAAGGGAATATGCGtataagaataaagaataaAGGAATTTATTTAAAGGGAACTCGAGCAATGGAAGTTTTAAGCCTTTGCTATATCCAAGATAGCCAGataagaattttgaaagaagaaaactagTAAAAACTACGCCAATATAATGTTCCTCAAAACCCCAAATTGGGAAACGGTCAATGAGACGCCCAAATCGAGAGTCTTGACAATAAACGAGTTGATCTCGCCCAGTTTGGATACCGAGTCTAGGAGACTCCTGGCTACTCCCGCAAGGAGGTATTGCAGGACTGCAATCACTGAAATGCGGGAATCCCCCACGTCCGAGCACTCACCCGGTGACGGCGAAGATCCTACGTACCAATATAATTCTCAGTTTCACTTTCCTGCGCCAATAACCCCCAGCACGCCCAAGTCTAAAAATGAGGAAATGTTTGTATCACCAACACCCCCATTGGTTTCTCCCACGGCGGTTAATggggaagaaaataacGATTCCGTACATGAGATTTCACAGACGTTAAAATCAAAGCTCAACTGCGCCATGGTTAAGCTATCCAAAGAGCAGGAAGAATATCATCTCGCGAGGAAATTTCAGTGTTCTGCAAACGAGCAAGCCGCTCTAATTCCTCCTGCCGCGACCGAAAAGATACGAAAGGGTTTATATAGCAATAAATTTGCGTCAAAGCATAGACGGTGTCAATCGCTAGACGAATCTAGAAAGTTTTTGAGTTCCTTGGAAGATTCCTCTGCCCATGCGGCCTTCTTGAAGGCAATATCGTCCAAGCACACCAGAAACAAGAGCGTAGAAACCGTTAATGTTTCGCCGCTGCGTTGGTTTTCCCATAAAAGAGCGCAGAGCACACAGGAAAGTTCGTTGCAAGAGTTCGTTGCTATTGATacattattgaaaatgtcgTCATCGAAGTGAGGGTAGTGACCCAAAATATACTTATACATTCATTGTTTTTGGCTTTTCCGCTTTTAGTCGCTGTTAATATTTAGTATGTAgttgcaaaagaaaaaagaataattctTCTGTTTTTGAGAGCGAAACGtaaaaagaacaaactTTTACGGAATGCTTAATTATTTGGTGACAATGCTGTCTTTCGAAAGGATacaaatataaaatattattattactgctactattattatgattatattttttttttattattttacaAGTTGAAGGCAGATCGTTCTAGAGGAAGTATcctgtttttctttttctaatCTTGGAATTTGTACGATCCACTTTCCAAAGTGATGGAACCGCCTCTATAAGAACctctcttcattttatttttgtttttagtGAAATCCTTACCCCTCACTCTGCCCAACCTTTCGTTTGCCGTTTCACCCCATGTTCCAGCAGCACCTTTATAAGTATTGTCCGTTAATTCCCAAGCTTCGAAGTTGATCTTGGACCTCTCCACTCTGGAAAAGTGGTTTCTTTGGCCTTCCTTCATTTCATCGGTTCCGGCTGAAATGCTCAGCTTAATACTGGACGGATCGGAAGTGGATGGAGTGGGCTCATTAGAAGAGGCAGGAGTTTCTTCTGCCTTGGATTCCCCGTTTCCGGAtgcttctcttttttcggTTTCAGAGTCCGAATCCGATGAGGAATCACTGGAGCTAGAGCTAGAGCTAGAAGATTCGCTGGAGCTAGAGTCCGAATCCGAGCTAGAACTTGAGGTAtcggaagaagaggaactTGAAGAGTCTGAGTCGGAACCAGATGAAGAATCGCTAGAACTCGAGCTGGATTCTGAGTCAGATGAAGAGTCGCTGGAGCCAGAGCTGGAGCTAGAGTCAGATGAAGAATCGCTGGAGCTAGAGCTGGAGCTAGAGTCCGATGAAGAATCGCTGGAGCTAGAGCTGGAGCTAGAGTCCGATGAAGAATCGCTGGAGCTAGAGCTTGAACCAGATGAGGAGGATGATTCTGTTTCAGTCTTTGCCTTTTTAGTCTCCTTAGCATCCTCGTTATCAGATTCCCTTGGcctcttctttgtttcatcttcagatTCGGAGGAAGACTCGCTGGAACTAGAACTGGAACTTGAGCTGGAACTGGAGCCGGAGCTAGAGCtagaggaagaagattCGCTGGAGCTAGAGCTAGAGCTAGAAGATTCGCTGGAGCTAGAGTCGGACCCACTGGAAGAGTCGGTGTCGCTGGAGCTTGAGctagatgaagaagatgaagaagacgagCTTGATTCAGAGTCACTGCTGCCGCTGCTTGAAGATTCGTCGCTGGAACTGGAGGATGAGGAAGAGGATGAGGACGAGGATGAGGACGAggatgaggaagaagacgatTTCTCTTCGATGACCTTTTCCTTTACACTTAATTTTGGTACTTCATTGACTTTAACTTTCTTGGAACCCATTGCTGTGTGCTTTTATGTGTAATGCGACTTGATCACCTCTCTTTGCtctgaatgaaaatgcGATGAGTTgcatattttcaattataCACCaagtaaattttttttcagtatgcactgaaaaaaaaaaaaaaaatccaagcTCGAGACGATGGggtagttttttttctctcgCTCAAGCTTATTCAAGTCctgttttttccttctcgGCCCGTCGTGAAGAAATGGacagaaaaataaaactgtAGGACCCTCAAACATGCCATCTTGACCAGACATAGAGGGGAGAGGAAACTGCAAAAAAGAGGGCTATCAATAAATTAAAAGCAGGGGACGGACCTTATCTGGGCCGAATTACTTCCCCTACaatttgtttatttctG
This genomic window contains:
- the PXL1 gene encoding Pxl1p (similar to Saccharomyces cerevisiae PXL1 (YKR090W); ancestral locus Anc_5.691), with the translated sequence MYNSIYGSPFPKINPKVRYKTALERAGFETKPRNPFNSQRNASTGSLQTSVRSPPMRQRNVSATPSVPNITYTLSSQNSHPSAKGGSGIYPPPVLDNRGRQSVTPSKNSNITSSSRPSNMSHPISRTSECASQEDPFRFERGLSHHQEQYVPPQHTNETSVNMDSEVIDNSPFNFEKENPANARREQDLSPIEKSFMMLTQNDTASLVNPIGQFDDRSPHDRDQELEREHKEEEKEEEKEEAEENSSVKYEEMVPEEDENDVESLNFEPHPELHISFDKPQPLQEDYSEKRQEDEGNKASKVPKINVTRESVTPHLSINTSYNSESTGSKLSLDHNTAGLEASKEPKSPGVSSSSTNVEDLSLEGSNEKRLSTAPSENVETPYMATNLQVEQLIAQLDDVSLLRNAKLDLTGDLLDVADRKASRFKKSSAYLSGYPNINIPSAPSLTTISQSADKNSSRQSLLADDDGVDDDAPSTSTTNGGTPIFYKFKLPNIQSSNGEGNSSQEIFKPTIPTIEVLQLQHKHSITDLKEETGEELNNSRASSNIGSKGHSPDGSYHESNSGEFKYPPGEGPCRACGLEVTGKRMFSKKENELSGQWHRECFKCIECGIKFNKHVPCYILLDTPYCQKHYHQENHSICKVCSNFIEGECLENDKVERFHVDCLNCFLCKTAITNDYYIFNGEIPLCGNHDMDALLKEGINDSALGNDKNNTLSRRRTRLINFN
- the SRL3 gene encoding DNA-binding protein SRL3 (similar to Saccharomyces cerevisiae SRL3 (YKR091W) and WHI5 (YOR083W); ancestral locus Anc_5.692); this encodes MFLKTPNWETVNETPKSRVLTINELISPSLDTESRRLLATPARRYCRTAITEMRESPTSEHSPGDGEDPTYQYNSQFHFPAPITPSTPKSKNEEMFVSPTPPLVSPTAVNGEENNDSVHEISQTLKSKLNCAMVKLSKEQEEYHLARKFQCSANEQAALIPPAATEKIRKGLYSNKFASKHRRCQSLDESRKFLSSLEDSSAHAAFLKAISSKHTRNKSVETVNVSPLRWFSHKRAQSTQESSLQEFVAIDTLLKMSSSK
- the SRP40 gene encoding Srp40p (similar to Saccharomyces cerevisiae SRP40 (YKR092C); ancestral locus Anc_5.694) — protein: MGSKKVKVNEVPKLSVKEKVIEEKSSSSSSSSSSSSSSSSSSSSSSDESSSSGSSDSESSSSSSSSSSSSSSSDTDSSSGSDSSSSESSSSSSSSSESSSSSSSSGSSSSSSSSSSSSESSSESEDETKKRPRESDNEDAKETKKAKTETESSSSSGSSSSSSDSSSDSSSSSSSSDSSSDSSSSSSSSDSSSDSSSSSGSSDSSSDSESSSSSSDSSSGSDSDSSSSSSSDTSSSSSDSDSSSSESSSSSSSSSDSSSDSDSETEKREASGNGESKAEETPASSNEPTPSTSDPSSIKLSISAGTDEMKEGQRNHFSRVERSKINFEAWELTDNTYKGAAGTWGETANERLGRVRGKDFTKNKNKMKRGSYRGGSITLESGSYKFQD